A window of Pirellula sp. SH-Sr6A contains these coding sequences:
- a CDS encoding ParB/RepB/Spo0J family partition protein encodes MPPNDTLVKGLDLPIVRLKPRVSREISNREFQRIAASIRSVGLIEPLIVFPENGDYVILDGYQRYKILLEMGIERVPCLIWNEREAFTGNRMVNRLSHSQEMRMLRQSLEELDEKTIAAAFGINSIGHRLNQSLLKQLHPAVARAFETGKVPKNVARELRYVKPERQIEILELMESCNDFSVPFVRGLILKTPVTKRAKLPANGFSPWEKSEKKNDDLLKRLQEVEEKQEFYAGLYRQYSYNLLKLIIYVRSLMANERVHAKLAEQYAGLLTGFREIVEGSEG; translated from the coding sequence ATGCCGCCGAACGATACGCTAGTTAAAGGTCTCGACTTGCCAATTGTGCGTCTAAAGCCAAGAGTTTCTCGCGAGATTTCAAATCGCGAGTTTCAAAGAATCGCAGCAAGTATTCGGTCGGTTGGCCTGATCGAGCCGCTCATCGTGTTTCCAGAGAATGGCGACTATGTGATTCTGGATGGTTACCAACGATACAAGATACTGCTCGAAATGGGAATCGAGCGGGTTCCCTGCCTCATCTGGAACGAGCGTGAGGCATTCACTGGCAACCGAATGGTGAATCGTCTCAGTCACTCCCAGGAGATGCGGATGCTTCGACAATCGCTGGAGGAACTGGACGAAAAGACGATTGCCGCCGCATTTGGTATCAATAGCATCGGGCACAGGCTGAACCAATCACTTTTGAAGCAGCTACACCCTGCGGTTGCTAGAGCCTTTGAGACAGGCAAGGTACCGAAGAATGTGGCAAGGGAATTGAGATATGTAAAACCCGAGAGGCAGATAGAAATCCTTGAGCTGATGGAATCATGCAACGACTTCAGCGTTCCGTTCGTTCGAGGGCTCATTCTCAAAACCCCTGTAACAAAACGGGCCAAGCTTCCTGCTAACGGCTTTTCACCATGGGAGAAGTCTGAGAAGAAGAACGACGATCTCCTTAAACGCCTACAAGAGGTCGAAGAAAAGCAAGAGTTCTACGCTGGACTGTACCGCCAGTACTCTTACAACCTTTTGAAGCTGATCATCTACGTTCGGTCGCTAATGGCGAATGAACGAGTGCATGCAAAGCTTGCCGAACAATATGCCGGGCTGCTAACAGGCTTCCGAGAAATTGTCGAAGGAAGCGAGGGTTAG